TGCAGATGCGCACCGAGGTTGATCCAGTCGTAGGCGGCGTGGATCGTGCCGCGCCAGCCCGACGCCGTATCGAAGCTCGCCGGAAACTGCGGGTCGCCGCCGAGGTTGCGCAGACGCTGCGCGAGCTCATCGGCCAGCGCGACGTAACGCTCGGCATCCGGTGCCGATCCGATCGAGCACTGTTCGAGTTCGCGGATGCCGTCGATCAGCGCCGCATCGAGAGGCAGCAGCCGGATCGCGTCGAGCGTCGCTTCTTCCATCGTGGACTGCGGCGTCACGCCGTGCGCGCCGAGCGTGACCATGCAGGCGGTTTGCATCATCCGTTGCAGCGCGTACTCGAGCACCTTCCATTGGCCGCGCCGCAGTGCGCCCTGGGCGTCCTCGCGCGCATTTTCGAGGCCGATGTTGGCCCAGACCATCTCGAGGCCCACTTCGGCGAAGCGCCCGGCGGGCATCGGCAGCAACTGGGCACCGCTCGCGCGGCCGGCCGCGAGGCGTGCGCCGTCGATCGAGATCAACGGCGCACGGGACACCGGCGTCGAAGTCGCCTGCTGTCGTGCGTGGATTTCTCCGCTGCCCTTCCAGCGCAGGCTGACGAGACCCAGCCGGCTGAAGTCCGCGATCAGCGCGCGCTGCCGGCTCGCCGCCTGCGCGTCGCCACGGCTGGCGATGGCCGTGCATGGGGTGTCGAAGGTGATCGCACGCCAGGCCTGGGCGGCTTCGTCGTCGAGCGCAAAGACGTCGCTGCCTCGCAGCACATGGACCCGTTCGCCGATCTGCCAGGTCGTCGCGTCCTTGCCTGGGCCGATCAGCACGTTCTTCCCCGCGAGGCTCACACCGCCGACGCCGAACTCGCGGAGCAGCGCGACCCCCGCCGCGAGGAACGCGCTTTCGGCGCCATGCTCGCGCGGCGCGTGTAGCAGGTTCCACAGACGGCCGGCGAGACCCGCGTCGACAGCCGCGCGTTCGAGTTGCAGCGACAGCCATTTCGGGCTCATGTAGCACTCGCCGAGCCGCGCCACATGACTCTTCGCCGCATGAAACGCGGCGGTTCTGATCCAGGCGCGGGCGTAGTCGGGCTCGCCGAGCGCGAACATCGCGACCGCATAGCGGCCGGTCTGGCGCGCGAAATCCTCGAACCACAGCGCCACCGCCTCGCAGAGCGCGTCGCGGCCAAGCTCCGCTTGCAGCGTTTCGATCAATGCCGGGTTGTCGATCGGCAGCGCGCCGATGAAGCGCTGGCACCGTTCGAGCAGATTCCACGACAGGCGCGCGACCGCGCGACGCCCTTTGCCGAGCGCTGCGCGTACCTGCGCGAGCTCGCGGCGCAGGCGCGCCGGACTCAGCAACCTGACTTCGATGCGGCGGCCGTCGATGAACAGGATGTACGGCATCGTGGCCGGCTCCAGCCCGCTATCGACGATCGCGACGAAGTCGACATCGGAGCGCTCGTTGCCGAAACCTTCGGCGATCGAGCCTTCGAGAAAGACGGCGCTCGGTGCCCGCTGTTCGAACTGGGCGCTCAACGCGGTGCGCGCTTTTTGCCAGAGCTCGGCGAGAATCGGATCGGTCATCAACATGGTTAGGCTCCCTGAGCGTCAAGCCGTGCGCGGCACGAAGTAGCCCGCCGCGATCCCATAACGGAAGATCCTGCGCAGCAGCGTTTTGCCCGTCGCGCGAGGCAGGGCCGGCAGGATCGCGGCGGTTGCGTCGCGTGCGAAGCGCACCTGGCGCGTCAGGTACGACTCGTACAGCTTCACGACCTCGTCGTAGTAGCGCCGCTCGAGCGGCTTCATCGCGGCGGCGTCGAACACATGCCGCGGCACATAGCGAGGCACGTGAAACGACGGGAACTCCGCGCAGACGTCGTTGATTTCGCGCAGCGTGGTCGGCGCGCCCGAGGTCAGATGCAGCGTGCGTCCGCGCACCAGCGGGAACTTCACCAGTGCCTCGACGACGCAGTCGGCGACCCAGTCGATCGGCACGATGTTCAGCGTCGCGCCGTAGTCGCCGGGCATCGTGCGCACGAGTCCCGCGGCCGTCAGGCGCACGACGGTGTAGAGCGTGTCGAACTTGCGGATCACGCCGCTCGCCGAGTCGCCGACGATGATCGACGGGCGCAGCACCGCGGCCGGCAGACCGCTGCGCATCGCCGCCCGCACCGATTGTTCCGCGCGGTACTTGCTCTGCTCATACGGGTTGCCCAGCCGCTGGCCGAGGTCCAGATCGTCCTCGCTGAACACGCCGGGACGCTCGCCGCAGACATAGGCGGTGCTCACGTAGAGCAGCGGAATCGGCGCTTCGTCGCGAGGTTGCGCGAACTCGACGATGCGCTCGGTGCCGCGAAAGTTGATCGCGTCGTAGACCTCGGGCTTGCGGCCGAAGCTGGTGAGCGCGGCACAGTGGACGATCGTGCCCGTCGTCGCGCGCAGCGCCTCGTAGGTGTGCGGGTCGAGCCCAAGGTGGGGTTCGGCGACGTCGCCCCGCACACATGCGAAGGTTCCGGCCGAAGGCGTGTGGCCGTCGTACGTGGTTGCCGCGAGCGGCGTGCCGTCGTTGCGGACAACCGGTCCTTCGGAGCGCAAGAATGCGACGACCGGGTAGCCCATTGCCGTGAGCCGGGCGATCACTTCGGCGCCCAACAGACCTCGCGCACCGGTGACGAGAACGTGCTTATTCATCGTGGGTGACCATCCAGGGTTGCGTGTCATTTGAGGAAAATCTCGGCCAGCATTCCGAGCTCGACGGCGACGATGAAGCGCGTGCCCGCCCAGCGTGGCCGGCCCGGCCTGCTCGCGGGGCCCGGCCGACTCGCGTTGAGCCAGACGAGCCATACGAGTGGCAGCGTCGCCGCATAGATCGAATAGGTTTGCGACAGGCCTGCGAGGCGCGACAGCGACACGTTGATGCCGAGCGCCAGCATCAGCAGGACATTCAGCGCGACGCGGATTTCGCGCGCCGACAGGTGATAGGGCTGCAGTGCGGTGGTGCCGACTTTGCGCGAGAACTTCCAGAATTCGTAGCCGGTCCACATCGAGCCCGCTACGCACATCACGGCATAGAAGCTCAGTTCGCGGCCAGCCATGTCGCGCCACCAGAAATAGCCGTACATGAAGACCGCGAAGGGCGCCCCCTCGAATGCGGGAAAGCACAGCAGCGGGCTGCTCGGGAGCAGCCGCTTGAATACGAACGGCGCGGCGAAGGCGAGGGCGGTGGCGGCAGCGGCGGCCGTCCTCGCGTGCTCCATGCCGGTGTTCAGCGCAACGAGCAGCAGCGCGCTGGTCGCGAGGCTGGCGACGAGACGTGTGCGTCGTGCCTCGCGGCGCGCCAACAGCGCGTGCCCGGCGGGATAGTCGCGTTCGAGATCGTCGAGATCGTCGATCAAGCGAAGCTGGACGAACAGCAGGAGAAAGGACACGAGGCCGGCCAGCACACGCCAGCCCGGTTCAACGGCGACGCCGGCGATCCGTCCGTACAGCAGCAGCGAGCAGACGAACGCGCCGGCGATCGGCAGCGCTTCGGCGGCCAGCGGCAAGCGGCCGAGCGTGTTGCCGACGGCAGCTGCCGCGGCCGCAAGCCGGCCACGTCTTGCCTGCGCGGTGGCCAGCGAAAGGCGCGGGCTCATGTACGCATCCCCTCGTTGGCGTCCACGCGGATGGCGGCGTGCCGGATGCACAGGTCCACGAGCGAGCCGACCGTGAAATACGTTTCGGCGTGTTCTTCGTTCAACGCTTCTAGCGGCAGACGGTCGATGCCGAACGCCTGCTCGACTGCGACCACCGCTTCGACGAGCGATAGCGAGTCGAGGCCGAGATCGGCGATCAGCGAACTCTCGAGGTGAATCTCTGCGTTGAAGTCGCGCTGATGCTCGCGGCAGACGCGCAGCAACTGCGTGCGTACGATGCCGAATACGGTGTTGCGCAGCGACGCATTTTTCGGTGTGCTGGCCATGCTGGGTTCCTTTCCGTTCACGCGTTGCTCGGCGCGGCGTAGCGCCACGGCAGAGTCTGGCCACCGGCCAGGATGCCCTGGGGATGCGCGAGCGCGACCGGCTCGATCGCCAGTTGCAGGCGGACGAGTGCGAGCGGTCGCTCCAACGCTTGTTCCCAGCGGTATGAGAGGGGAATGCGCGCGCGCTTGCCACGCAGCCATGCGCGGTGCAGAAAACGATGGACCCAGAAGTTCGGCCACCACGGCGCGGTCAACGCGGTGCCGAGCAGACCGACGATGCGCGCGCGCATCGGTTCGAGGCCGCAGTCGAATGCGAGAAGCGAGGTCTCGCCGGCCCAGTCCTGTCCATAGCCCGTCAACACGTGCAGCAGGTCATGAATGCAGCCGCTGCGCTCGATGAACCACTGACGGTCCGGGCCCGGCAGGATTTCTTCGAGACCGGCGGCCAGCCGGCTTGCTTGCAGCAGACCATCGGCGCTGTAGCCGCTGCGCTCCATCATCGCCATGTAGGCGCGGCCGAACGAGCCGGGCGGCAAGCGCAGCAGCGTGTCGGAATCAGCGAGCGTATCGAGCAATGACGGCTGTTCCGAAAGCAGCGCGCCGGCGCCCGGCTCGCTCAGAAAGCGCTGGTACATCGTCTCCATCTGACCGCCGTCGAGCGCGATCATCACTTCGTAGGCATGCTGAATGTCGTCTACGTTCTCCCTCAACGCCTTGATCGCTCGCAACGCGCGCGGCCAATCGATGTGGCGTCGCGCCAGCGCGTCGTCCTTCAAAGTTGCTGTCATCTGCGGCTCCCGGCAAAGATCAAGAGGGCGGGTCACGAGTGGCGATCGACCGGTGCCACTTCTTGCGGACGCATTTTGCAGGGTTCATGCCAGTCATCCGTTGGCACCACGCAAGTCGTCCTCATCCCCTGCAAGAACGGAACGAAGTGCCCAGATCTCAAAAGGCGGGGCGGGTATCGCGCGGATTGAAGCGGTGTCGGCGCATTGCCGACGCACGTTGGAGGAAAACCCCTCAGCCTCCTGAATGTCGGTGCCGGTCCAACATCCGAAGGAGATCTGTTGGTTGCAGCTCGACTGCACGACGTCTGATACCGGCCCGGTTCACATGCCAACGTCCAAACATCTAAACGTTCGGATATATGGCCCGGCCTTTTGAAATCTGGCGGCCTGCTTGCGTCATTGCCTCTGACGGGGACTCACTTCGCGCAGCAAAAGAATGCCTGGCACGAACAGTGCACCAGGAGCGCGAACAACGGGTGGTGCCCTTTGGAATTCCTGGAACTCACGAGGACGGAGGTAGAGCAATGAATCAGGCCTGGAAGGCGAAAGCGGGGCAGTTCCTGCCGGGGGCGAATCTGACTGTGCTGCCGCACTGGGAGCGCGACGCGGTGCCGAGCTACGATCGTGCCGAAGTCTCGGTGCCAGGGCGCCTTCACTTCGCCGTGTTCGACTTCATGCAAATGATGCCCGGCTTCGGCGGCGGCGGACTCGGCGTATCGACGAGCACGGTCGGACACCGGATCACCGTCACGAAGACGAACAACGGCGAAGGCGGCTGCGACGTGCCGAGCGGGCGGCACATGCTCGAGTTGTTCAAGCGAACGGTCGGCTACTCACGCGACGACATCCGTGTCGATCGGCTGCGCAGCATCCAGCATCAGCACAGCGGCTTCGGCTCGAATGTGTCGTTCAACACCGCGACGCTCGCCGGCTTGAACGCGTTGTTCGGCTCACCGTTTTCGCCGCACGACATGTGGGAAATGATCACCCGCAACTACGTCGAGACCGCGAAGGATGACGAGCACGTGTATTTCGGCCTCGAGACCGGCGTCGGTGAAGCTTGCCTGTTCTTCGGCGGGCTGGTCTGGGTCGACGAGAAACACGGCAACGGCCGTTTCCTCGGCAACCTGAGTTCGGAAAACCTGTGGGTGACCACCGCCGTTGGCAACTACGACACGCTATCGACCGAAGCGCTGCGTGCGCATGGCGAAGGCGCGGACATGTCCGGCACCACCGAGGCCGGTTTCGTGCCGACGCATTTCGTCGAGTGGCAGAAGCGCTATGGCACCGCGTGGCGCAACTTCATCGAACAGAAACTGCGGCCGGCGCTGCATCGCAACGACCTGTTCGCGTTTCTGAAGCACGGCTGGGAACTCAACAGCATGAGCAACATGAAGGTGCTCGAAGGCATCTTCCGGACCGACGTGATGCGTGAGTTCGACGAGACGATGCAACGCGAGGGCGCGGTGTACGCGGGGATGAGCAGCGCGGGTCCGGGCTTCTATGCGTTTTCCGACTGCGAGGAAAAGGCGAAGCACCTCTCGGCGGTGATGCGGCATCGGTTCAGTGAATTCATGAGCGAGATGACGGTGGCCCGCGCGGGCCAGAAGATGTCGATCGACGTCGCCGTCTAGCCGCGCCCTTTTTCGACCCCTTGCGACCCCTTGCGACCCC
The nucleotide sequence above comes from Paraburkholderia youngii. Encoded proteins:
- a CDS encoding nucleotidyltransferase domain-containing protein; this encodes MLMTDPILAELWQKARTALSAQFEQRAPSAVFLEGSIAEGFGNERSDVDFVAIVDSGLEPATMPYILFIDGRRIEVRLLSPARLRRELAQVRAALGKGRRAVARLSWNLLERCQRFIGALPIDNPALIETLQAELGRDALCEAVALWFEDFARQTGRYAVAMFALGEPDYARAWIRTAAFHAAKSHVARLGECYMSPKWLSLQLERAAVDAGLAGRLWNLLHAPREHGAESAFLAAGVALLREFGVGGVSLAGKNVLIGPGKDATTWQIGERVHVLRGSDVFALDDEAAQAWRAITFDTPCTAIASRGDAQAASRQRALIADFSRLGLVSLRWKGSGEIHARQQATSTPVSRAPLISIDGARLAAGRASGAQLLPMPAGRFAEVGLEMVWANIGLENAREDAQGALRRGQWKVLEYALQRMMQTACMVTLGAHGVTPQSTMEEATLDAIRLLPLDAALIDGIRELEQCSIGSAPDAERYVALADELAQRLRNLGGDPQFPASFDTASGWRGTIHAAYDWINLGAHLHARFPQTAHGGRGTAEEARDLLASSST
- a CDS encoding SDR family oxidoreductase, whose product is MNKHVLVTGARGLLGAEVIARLTAMGYPVVAFLRSEGPVVRNDGTPLAATTYDGHTPSAGTFACVRGDVAEPHLGLDPHTYEALRATTGTIVHCAALTSFGRKPEVYDAINFRGTERIVEFAQPRDEAPIPLLYVSTAYVCGERPGVFSEDDLDLGQRLGNPYEQSKYRAEQSVRAAMRSGLPAAVLRPSIIVGDSASGVIRKFDTLYTVVRLTAAGLVRTMPGDYGATLNIVPIDWVADCVVEALVKFPLVRGRTLHLTSGAPTTLREINDVCAEFPSFHVPRYVPRHVFDAAAMKPLERRYYDEVVKLYESYLTRQVRFARDATAAILPALPRATGKTLLRRIFRYGIAAGYFVPRTA
- a CDS encoding acyl carrier protein, with product MASTPKNASLRNTVFGIVRTQLLRVCREHQRDFNAEIHLESSLIADLGLDSLSLVEAVVAVEQAFGIDRLPLEALNEEHAETYFTVGSLVDLCIRHAAIRVDANEGMRT
- a CDS encoding Coq4 family protein yields the protein MTATLKDDALARRHIDWPRALRAIKALRENVDDIQHAYEVMIALDGGQMETMYQRFLSEPGAGALLSEQPSLLDTLADSDTLLRLPPGSFGRAYMAMMERSGYSADGLLQASRLAAGLEEILPGPDRQWFIERSGCIHDLLHVLTGYGQDWAGETSLLAFDCGLEPMRARIVGLLGTALTAPWWPNFWVHRFLHRAWLRGKRARIPLSYRWEQALERPLALVRLQLAIEPVALAHPQGILAGGQTLPWRYAAPSNA